In the Ranitomeya imitator isolate aRanImi1 chromosome 2, aRanImi1.pri, whole genome shotgun sequence genome, ATGGGGCATAGGTAGATTTCTAGACAATCTGTGGCTCAGTACAAATATGTAACTTTATCAATTTAGTATATTTGTATCAACCCACAGAATAGTGTTTAATTTGCAATGTTGCATGTTATACTATTGCACTAAAACAAATcactaatttatttttttattgggggtGGTCGCTATTTGGAGACCACCTTTTTCCTTTCCAGTGTGAGGCATGATTTTTGTGTAATGAGCTGgagtttattggtagcattttatgATACGTACAACAGATCAGTTTTTAGCTAATTTTTTATGAGGCGTGATGAACAAACATTGCAGTTCACCATATTTTTTCTAATATAGAAAAAGTTGTATATTTTGAGTCGATacagatgtggcgatactaaaaacatattttttttggggggtggagcgCACCGATGGGATGGATAGAGCCCAGAGTAGTGATTGGCTATCCCAGACAACCCCTTAGAAAGCGAATAAGGTTGTGGTAAAGTAACACTGACCAAGGAAGTGGCTGCaatcagaatcttatcatgtatctctgtatgcatgaagctccccctactggtggctgcaatcagaatcttatgtatctctgtatacagggagctccccctagtggtggctgcaatcagaatcttatgtatctctgtatacagggagctccccctagtggtggctgcagagtcttatcatgtatctctgtatacagggagctccccctagtggtgtctgcagacagaaccttataatgtatctctgtatacagggagctccccctagtggtggctgcagacagaatcttatgtatctctgtatacagggagctccccctagtggtggctgcagacagaatcttatcatgtatctgtatacagggagctccccctagtggtgtctgcagacagaaccttataatgtatctctgtatacagggagctccccctagtggtgtctgcagacagaaccttataatgtatctctgtatacagggagctccccctagtggtggctgcagacagaatcttatcatgtatctgtatacagggagctccccctagtggtgtctgcagacagaaccttataatgtatctctgtatacagggagctccccctagtggtgactgcagacagaatcttatcatgtatctgtatacagggagctccccctagtggtggctgcagacagaatcttatcatgtatctctgtatacagggagctccccctagtggtggctgcagacaggatcttatgtatctctgtatacagggagcgccccctagtggtggctgcagacaggatcttatcatgtatatctgtatacagggagctccccctagtggtggttgcagacaggatcttatcgtgtctctctatatatatatatagtgagctccccctagtggtggctgcaaacaggatcttatgtatctctgtatacagtgagctccccctagtggtggctgcagacaggatcttatcatgtatctctgtatacagggagctccccctagtggtggctgcagacagaatcttatcatgtatctctgtatacagggagctccccctagtggtggctgcagacaggatcttatcatgtatctctgtatacagggagctccccctagtggtggctgcagacagaatcttatcatgtatctctgtatacagggagctccccctagtggtgactgcagacaggatcttatcatgtatctctgtgtacagggagctccccctagtggtggctgcagacaggatcttatcatgtatctctgtatacagggagctccccctagtggtgactgcagacaggatcttatcatgtatctctgtatacaggaagctcctcttagtggttgctgcagacaggatcttatcatgtatctctgtatacagggagctccccctagtggtggctgcagacaggatcttatcatgtatctctgtataccgggagctccccctagtggaggtttGTTCTATCACTGTGACTATTAGCATTTTTTTCCTGACCCCAATGACATTCTTCTGTGTAGACAGACCCCCTCCCCAGAAACACAGTGAGTTGACATTTCAGATCTGCAGATTCTGTTTAttacaaaaacaaataaaaatcagAAGAAACACAGGCTCCCAAAAagtctgaaacaaaaaaaaaatgtataagacCCTAAAAATGTGAGAGTCCTCAGCGCTTCCACCTTTTGGGCATGAGCTACCATAGACAAAATGAGAGGGTCGGGGGCAATGCAGGTGGTGACGCCATCACTTTCCAGCCAGCAGCGGGTTCCTGAGCACCACTATGACGCTGTCTCCTCGCAGAAACATCTTGGAGATGTATCTGTCCTTGTTGACTGGCTTGGATTTCTTCTTTCCCTTGCCGCTCTTAGGGACCTCGGTCCACATTTCCTTAACATTTTCTAGGACCATGTTACAGTGCCTGCATGGGAAAATAAAGGGCGGCATAAGAAGGAGAAACTATGGGGTGATCATTACCCGCTGGAGCCTGCAGGCACTCACCTGTCAAAGGCCTTCACCCTCCCCAGCAGCTTCTTGTTGTTCCTGCAGTTGATGAGCACCTGGGTGTTGTTCTTCACAGACTGTGTGAGCACCGACAGGGGCCCCGTGTTAAACTCTTCCTCCTCCCGCTTCTGCAGCTCATCAGGGGTCATCTCACTCTTCGGCTTGTTTAGGAGACTCCTGAAGGTAACAGAAAGTGAAGGAAGGTAAAATACATGTAGAATACACAGAACGACCAGAAGTGGGCACCACAGAACCAGGCATGATATATCCCACCCTGTACATTACCTGGAGGGAATCGCCAAACCAAGTCCCCCTCATAGACGATATGTGACATCCTCTACATTATACGGGGGTCCCATACACGATATAGGACATCCTCTACATTATACGGGGGTTCCATACACGATATACGACATTCTCTACATTATACGGGGGTCTCATACACGATATATGACATCTATACATTATACGGGGGTCCCATACACGATATATGACATCCTCTACATTATACGGGGGTCCCATACACGATATATGACATCCTCTACATTATATGGGGGTCCCATACACGATATATGACATCTATACATTATATGGGGGTCTCACACACGATATATGACATCTATACATTATATGGGGGTCTCGCACACGATATATGACATCTATACATTATACGGGGGTCTCATACACGATATATATGACATCTATACATTATACGGGGGTCCCATACACGATATATGACATCTATACATTATATGGGGGTCTCACACACACGATATATGACATCTATACATTATGGGGGTCTCACACACACGATATATGACATCTATACATTATATGGGGGTCTCACACACGATATATGACATCTATACATTATATGGGGGTCTCACACACGATATATGACATCTATACATTATATGGGGGTCTCACACACAATATGACATCTATACATTATATGGGGGTCTCACACACGATATATGACATCTATACATTATATGGGGGTCTCACACACGATATATGACATCTATACATTATATGGGGGTCTCACACACGATATATGACATCTATACATTATATGGGGGTCCCATACACGATATATGACATCTATACATTATATGGGGGTCCCACACACGATATATGACATCTATACATTATATGGGGGTCTCACACACGATATATGACATCTATACATTATATGGGGGTCTCACACACACGATATATGACATCTATACATTATGGGGGTCTCACACACGATACATGACATCctctatatcagtgttccccaactccggtcctcaagagccaccaacaggtcatgttttcaggatttccttagtattgcccaggtgattgaatgcttgcctgtctaggtaatgcaattatcacctgtgcaatactaaggaaatcctgaaaacatgacctgttggtggctcttgaggaccggagttggggaacactgctctatattATATGGGGGTCTCATACACGATATATGACATCTATACATTATATGGGGGTCCCATACACGATATATGACATCTATACATTATATGGGGGTCTCATACACGATACATGACATCCTCTACATTATACGGGGGTTCCATACACGATATACGACATCCTCTACATTATACGGAGGTCTCATACACGATATACGACATCCTCTACATTATACGGGGGTCCCATACACGATATATGACATCCTCTACATTATACGGGGGTCCCATACATGATATGACATCCTCTACATTATACGGGGGTCCCATACACGATATATGACATCCTCTACATTATACGGGGGTCCCATACATGATATATGATATCTATACATTATATGGGGGTCCCATACACGATATATGACATCCTCTACATTATACGGGGGTCCCATACATGATATATGACATCTATACATTATACGGGGGTCCCATACACGATATATGACATCCTCTACATTATACGGGGGTTCCATACACGATATATGACATCCTCTACATTATACGGAGGTCTCATACACGATACACGACATCCTCTACATTATACGGGGGTCCCATACACGATATATGACATCCTCTACATTATACGGAGGTCTCATACACGATATATGACATCCTCTACATTATACGGGGGTTCCATACACGATATACGACATCCTCTACATTATACGGAGGTCTCATACACGATATATGACATCCTCTACATTATACGGGGGTCTCATACACGATATATGACATCCTCTACATTATACGGGGGTCTCATACACGATATATGACATCCTCTACATTATACGGGGGTTCCATACACGATATATGACATCCTCTACATTATACGGGGGTCTCATACACGATATATGACATCCTCTACATTATACGGGGGTCTCATACACGATATATGACATCCTCTACATTATACGGGGGTTCCATACACGATATATGACATCCTCTACATTATACGGGGGTCTCATACACGATATATGACATCTATACATTATACGGAGGTCTCATACACGATATATGACATCCTCTACATTATACGGGGGTCCCATACACGATATATGACATCCTCTACATTATACGGAGGTCTCATACACGATATATGACATCCTCTACATTATACGGGGGTCC is a window encoding:
- the SNRPD2 gene encoding small nuclear ribonucleoprotein Sm D2, coding for MSLLNKPKSEMTPDELQKREEEEFNTGPLSVLTQSVKNNTQVLINCRNNKKLLGRVKAFDRHCNMVLENVKEMWTEVPKSGKGKKKSKPVNKDRYISKMFLRGDSVIVVLRNPLLAGK